Proteins co-encoded in one Halodesulfovibrio marinisediminis DSM 17456 genomic window:
- a CDS encoding 3-phosphoshikimate 1-carboxyvinyltransferase, translating into MTLVEEISELDLELLKLLARRSKLLKKTRRRKKEGAGTDSISNEKRIRLAWEEAASKFSRDPRLAHQMFTLLQDIDFISRDDAEDQTGFGLAPNTQPVNVDITGPAALLPTQIWIALAAANGVECNLNGISTAHPVSDIVKAFNQAGARLSWKGSDLFCKESKALDFADKVIFAGNSEFNVYLLALQAAANYGTLKLTGGSTLKDADLSAFRNFLPQLGARIAHVVPRSNGLPVRLECSGAIPETVVLPESLSEEAVVATLVAATTWGVKVTLDLSQNEAATNALSVVAPIFESAGIEHEIEGTSLVILPEEPDFPVYPAITMDPTICASLLAYPAFAGGKVVLRGTWPKDTAEGDAVVSLLKSVGLSVAVKPDSIIAAKPEKGHSTDPVDMQNLPACYFPLAMALTCIKAAATKSPVEIPAAPAGTSHEVIESFAAQANMLLDDNKVHPNADIPHAKLWTSPDAFWTMALGQLAFINRPLQLSNPGTITDLMPTFWMFYNTLPEPTMVRKHREEKSGDKPKRRRVFADNNSRGGSAD; encoded by the coding sequence ATGACCCTAGTTGAAGAAATTTCCGAACTTGATCTTGAGCTTTTAAAACTGCTGGCTCGCCGATCAAAGCTTCTTAAGAAGACCCGCCGCCGTAAAAAAGAAGGTGCGGGTACTGATTCTATTTCAAATGAAAAGCGAATTCGTCTGGCATGGGAAGAAGCTGCTTCCAAATTCAGCCGAGACCCACGTCTTGCTCACCAGATGTTTACTTTGCTTCAGGATATTGATTTTATTTCCCGCGATGACGCAGAAGACCAGACCGGTTTCGGTCTTGCACCTAACACACAGCCTGTTAATGTAGACATTACAGGACCAGCTGCCCTGCTCCCGACTCAGATCTGGATTGCTCTTGCAGCTGCTAACGGCGTTGAGTGCAACCTGAACGGCATTTCTACCGCTCACCCTGTGTCTGACATCGTAAAAGCTTTCAACCAGGCTGGTGCACGTCTCAGCTGGAAAGGTAGCGACCTCTTCTGTAAGGAATCCAAGGCACTGGATTTTGCCGACAAAGTTATCTTTGCCGGTAACAGCGAGTTCAACGTATACCTTCTCGCACTTCAAGCTGCAGCCAACTACGGCACTCTCAAGCTGACTGGCGGTTCTACTCTTAAGGATGCAGACCTTTCTGCTTTCCGTAACTTCCTGCCACAGCTTGGCGCTCGCATCGCACATGTAGTGCCTCGTTCCAACGGCTTACCAGTACGCCTCGAATGCTCCGGTGCTATTCCGGAAACAGTAGTTCTTCCAGAAAGCCTTTCTGAAGAAGCTGTAGTCGCAACTCTGGTTGCAGCTACTACATGGGGCGTAAAAGTTACCCTCGACCTCTCTCAGAACGAAGCTGCAACTAACGCTCTTTCTGTTGTTGCACCTATCTTCGAATCTGCAGGTATCGAGCATGAGATTGAAGGTACCAGCCTTGTTATTCTTCCTGAAGAACCAGACTTCCCTGTGTACCCTGCAATCACTATGGACCCTACAATCTGCGCAAGCCTTCTTGCATACCCTGCCTTTGCGGGTGGTAAAGTTGTTCTGCGCGGCACATGGCCTAAAGACACCGCAGAGGGCGACGCTGTAGTATCCCTGCTCAAATCCGTAGGTCTCTCTGTTGCGGTCAAGCCGGACAGCATTATTGCTGCAAAACCGGAAAAAGGTCACTCTACCGACCCTGTTGACATGCAGAACCTGCCAGCATGCTACTTCCCGCTTGCTATGGCACTTACTTGCATTAAAGCTGCTGCCACCAAGAGCCCTGTTGAAATCCCTGCTGCACCAGCCGGCACTTCCCACGAAGTAATTGAGAGCTTTGCTGCACAGGCCAACATGCTTCTTGATGATAATAAAGTGCATCCAAATGCAGACATCCCTCATGCCAAACTCTGGACCAGCCCTGATGCTTTCTGGACTATGGCGCTTGGACAGCTTGCGTTTATCAACCGTCCGCTTCAGCTTTCCAACCCAGGTACTATCACCGATCTGATGCCTACATTCTGGATGTTCTACAACACACTTCCAGAACCAACCATGGTTCGTAAGCACAGGGAGGAGAAGAGTGGAGACAAGCCAAAAAGACGTAGAGTCTTTGCCGACAACAATTCCAGAGGTGGAAGCGCTGATTAA
- the aprB gene encoding adenylyl-sulfate reductase subunit beta, whose product MPTYVDPSKCDGCKGGEKTACMYICPNDLMILDADEMKAFNQEPEACWECYSCVKICPQGAITARPYADFAPLGGTCIPMRSADSIMWTVKFRNGNVKRFKFPIRTTPEGSIKPFEGKPEPTDLDNELLFTEAELVTPIEAMGQKFEVAEADITMVKKASAV is encoded by the coding sequence ATGCCGACATATGTAGACCCGTCCAAGTGTGATGGCTGCAAAGGTGGCGAGAAAACCGCTTGCATGTACATCTGCCCCAACGACCTCATGATTCTCGATGCAGATGAAATGAAGGCATTCAACCAGGAGCCAGAAGCATGTTGGGAATGCTACTCCTGTGTTAAAATTTGTCCGCAGGGTGCAATCACAGCTCGTCCTTACGCTGACTTTGCTCCGCTCGGTGGCACATGTATTCCAATGCGTTCCGCTGATTCCATCATGTGGACCGTTAAGTTCCGTAACGGTAATGTAAAACGCTTCAAATTCCCTATCCGTACTACTCCTGAAGGCTCCATTAAGCCATTCGAAGGTAAGCCGGAACCAACTGACCTCGATAACGAACTGCTCTTCACTGAAGCAGAGCTCGTTACTCCAATCGAAGCAATGGGTCAGAAGTTTGAAGTTGCAGAAGCTGACATCACCATGGTCAAAAAGGCCTCTGCGGTTTAA
- a CDS encoding DUF6765 family protein, protein MQIDMHYYGTYTLARIAGLDQETAELIANSSQFVDDNTTSTTIQFADGGQMTAVATGHHFEQTENISSSAQRSIWIPFHFLPAASGDTFTERLICRKNSTTATEMVDNHLHLSHKPFAPQLMGIAAHVLADTFSHYNFCGASSRKNTIAQDSITVMEPLNEDSALAEERMRFFERFEYVHPNIRILSEKELMGTLGHGAVASYPDLPYLAWSYKTEENPNRTIRRYNTDDFMEAAEALYALFVQFANQRPDLAETSPVPFDTIQDSLAIIFASPGNKHQRSGFWQFAMAQGVFLEGRQEEIPPYKGQMWKNSCEELASCSDCALITEMDIYKFYQAAAIHRTYILQELLPTHDISVY, encoded by the coding sequence ATGCAAATTGATATGCATTATTACGGGACATATACCTTGGCACGAATTGCGGGACTAGATCAGGAAACGGCAGAACTCATAGCCAATTCCTCCCAGTTTGTTGATGACAACACTACTTCAACGACTATTCAATTTGCGGACGGTGGACAGATGACTGCCGTTGCCACGGGACATCATTTCGAACAGACAGAAAATATCTCTTCAAGTGCCCAACGGAGTATTTGGATTCCTTTCCACTTTCTCCCCGCAGCTTCTGGAGACACATTCACTGAACGGCTCATCTGCCGGAAGAACAGCACTACCGCCACAGAGATGGTCGACAATCACCTGCACCTATCTCACAAACCGTTTGCTCCCCAGCTGATGGGAATAGCTGCCCATGTGCTTGCAGACACCTTCTCACACTACAATTTTTGCGGCGCAAGCTCCCGAAAAAACACGATTGCTCAAGACTCTATCACAGTAATGGAACCTCTCAATGAAGATTCCGCTCTTGCTGAAGAACGGATGCGATTTTTTGAAAGATTCGAATACGTTCATCCAAACATCAGAATCTTATCAGAAAAGGAGCTCATGGGGACACTTGGACACGGCGCAGTAGCTTCATATCCAGATCTGCCTTACCTCGCTTGGTCATACAAAACAGAAGAAAATCCGAATCGAACCATACGCCGTTATAACACTGACGATTTCATGGAAGCAGCAGAAGCACTCTATGCCTTATTTGTGCAATTTGCGAACCAACGCCCTGACCTTGCTGAAACTTCACCAGTACCGTTCGATACTATACAAGACTCACTTGCAATCATCTTTGCGAGTCCCGGCAACAAGCATCAACGTTCGGGGTTTTGGCAATTTGCCATGGCTCAGGGAGTTTTTTTAGAAGGACGTCAGGAAGAAATCCCCCCTTACAAAGGGCAGATGTGGAAAAACAGCTGCGAAGAACTGGCAAGCTGTTCTGATTGCGCTCTAATTACAGAGATGGATATTTATAAATTTTATCAAGCAGCAGCGATACACAGAACCTATATACTTCAAGAGTTACTGCCCACGCACGACATCAGTGTTTACTAA
- a CDS encoding pyridoxal phosphate-dependent aminotransferase, producing the protein MQLLSSQITGFIENSSWIRKMFESGIALKKQYGADAVCDFSLGNPDVPAPAMIEDILTDLAKETNKPFTFGYMPNGGFPWARQIIADLVKKEQGVEITADDAVLTCGAAGAMNAFFRAVMEPGDEVLAVAPFFVEYGFYTSNHQATFRTVMSKPDTFELDVDAIDAAITPKTRALIINSPNNPTGAVYTKEELTELAAVLEKHTKANGRPVYLIADEPYRFLAFDGVEVPSILPLYDYAVVMSSFSKNLSMAGERVGYIALSPRMKDRGQLINGLMLTNRILGFVNPPVVGQHMLKAALDAQVDPSIYERRRDAMAKVLSNAGYDFHLPKGAFYFFPKAPGGDDVTFCNRLMEEKILAVPGTGFGGPGYFRLTFCVEEEVINRSAEGFKRAIESLA; encoded by the coding sequence ATGCAACTTCTCTCCTCTCAAATTACCGGATTCATCGAGAACTCTTCATGGATCCGAAAAATGTTTGAATCCGGCATTGCTCTGAAGAAGCAATACGGTGCAGATGCAGTATGCGACTTCAGTCTCGGAAACCCTGACGTACCGGCTCCAGCAATGATCGAGGACATTCTCACAGACCTTGCCAAGGAAACAAACAAACCGTTTACCTTCGGCTATATGCCGAACGGCGGTTTCCCATGGGCACGTCAGATTATTGCTGACCTAGTCAAAAAAGAACAAGGCGTTGAAATTACAGCTGACGATGCTGTACTCACTTGCGGTGCAGCTGGCGCTATGAACGCATTCTTCCGCGCAGTTATGGAACCAGGCGATGAAGTTCTCGCCGTTGCTCCTTTCTTTGTGGAATACGGCTTCTACACATCCAACCATCAGGCCACATTCCGGACAGTTATGTCCAAACCGGACACCTTCGAGCTGGATGTTGATGCTATTGATGCTGCTATTACCCCAAAAACCCGCGCACTCATCATCAACTCCCCAAACAATCCTACTGGCGCGGTATACACCAAAGAAGAACTTACAGAGCTTGCAGCTGTGCTTGAGAAGCACACCAAAGCCAACGGTCGTCCTGTCTACCTGATTGCGGATGAGCCATACCGTTTCCTCGCCTTTGATGGTGTAGAAGTTCCAAGCATCCTCCCTCTGTACGACTACGCAGTAGTCATGTCTTCCTTCTCCAAAAATCTTTCCATGGCAGGAGAACGGGTTGGCTACATAGCCCTAAGTCCACGTATGAAAGATCGTGGCCAGCTTATTAACGGTCTCATGCTCACAAACCGAATCCTCGGCTTTGTAAACCCGCCAGTAGTTGGCCAGCACATGCTTAAAGCAGCGCTCGACGCACAGGTTGATCCTTCCATCTACGAAAGACGCCGTGATGCCATGGCAAAAGTTCTTTCTAATGCAGGGTACGATTTCCATCTTCCAAAAGGTGCATTCTACTTCTTCCCTAAAGCGCCAGGCGGAGATGACGTAACGTTCTGCAACCGCTTGATGGAGGAAAAAATCCTCGCAGTTCCTGGCACGGGCTTCGGTGGTCCGGGCTACTTCCGCCTCACATTCTGTGTAGAGGAAGAGGTAATCAACCGCTCAGCAGAAGGCTTTAAACGCGCAATTGAAAGCTTAGCCTAA
- the aprA gene encoding adenylyl-sulfate reductase subunit alpha, whose protein sequence is MPMIPVKEQPRGVAIAEPAIVEHDVDILMVGGGMGNCGAAFEAVRWAEKYAPELKILLVDKAALERSGAVAQGLSAINTYLGDNTADDYVRMVRTDLMGLVREDLIFDLGRHVDDSVHLFEEWGLPCWIKDENDKNLDGAAAKAAGKSLRNGDAPVRSGRWQMMINGEAYKCIVAEAAKNALGEDRIQERIFIVKLLLDTNEENRIAGAVGFNLRDNEVHVYRTNAMVVACGGAVNVYKPRSTGEGMGRAWYPVWNAGSTYTMCAQVGAEMTMMENRFVPARFKDGYGPVGAWFLLFKAKATNFRGEDYCVTNRAMLKPYEDRGYAKGHIIPTCLRNHMMLREMREGRGPIYMDTKTALQTTFETLTPAEQKHLESEAWEDFLDMCVGQANLWAAMNIQPEETGSEIMPTEPYLLGSHSGCCGIWASGPDEEWVPEDYKVRAANGKVYNRMTSVMGLWTCADGVGASGHKFSSGSHAEGRICGKQMVRWCIDHKDYKPAVAEDSKDLADLIYRPFKNYEAGKAVSTDPVVNPEYISPKNFMMRLVKATDEYGGGVGTYYTTSEAALNTGFHLLDMLEEDSLKLAARDLHELLRCWENYHRLWTVRLHMQHIAFRTETRYPGFYYRADFMGLDDSKWKCFVNSKYDPKTGETTIFKKPYYQIIPTA, encoded by the coding sequence ATGCCGATGATTCCCGTTAAGGAACAGCCAAGAGGCGTTGCGATTGCTGAACCTGCAATTGTAGAACATGATGTAGACATCCTCATGGTTGGCGGTGGTATGGGTAACTGTGGTGCAGCATTTGAAGCCGTACGTTGGGCTGAAAAATACGCACCTGAGCTCAAAATTCTGCTCGTAGATAAAGCTGCTCTCGAACGTTCCGGTGCTGTAGCACAGGGTCTTTCTGCGATTAACACCTACCTTGGTGACAACACTGCAGACGACTACGTTCGCATGGTTCGTACTGACCTCATGGGTCTCGTACGTGAAGACCTTATCTTCGACCTCGGTCGTCACGTTGACGACTCTGTTCACCTCTTTGAAGAGTGGGGCCTCCCTTGCTGGATCAAAGACGAGAACGATAAAAACCTCGACGGTGCTGCTGCTAAAGCTGCTGGCAAGTCTCTCCGTAACGGTGACGCTCCAGTTCGCTCCGGTCGCTGGCAGATGATGATCAACGGTGAAGCTTACAAGTGTATCGTTGCTGAAGCTGCTAAAAACGCACTTGGCGAAGATCGTATCCAGGAACGTATTTTCATCGTTAAGCTTCTTCTCGATACTAACGAAGAAAACCGCATCGCTGGTGCAGTAGGCTTTAACCTTCGTGACAACGAAGTACACGTATACCGTACCAATGCTATGGTTGTAGCATGTGGTGGTGCAGTTAACGTTTACAAGCCTCGTTCAACTGGTGAAGGTATGGGTCGTGCATGGTACCCAGTATGGAACGCAGGTTCCACTTACACCATGTGTGCTCAGGTTGGCGCAGAAATGACCATGATGGAAAACCGCTTCGTACCAGCTCGTTTTAAAGATGGTTATGGTCCGGTTGGCGCATGGTTCCTCCTCTTCAAAGCTAAAGCAACTAACTTCCGCGGCGAAGACTACTGCGTAACTAACCGCGCAATGCTCAAGCCTTACGAAGATCGCGGCTACGCTAAAGGTCACATTATTCCTACCTGTCTGCGTAACCACATGATGCTCCGTGAAATGCGTGAAGGTCGTGGTCCAATTTACATGGATACCAAGACTGCACTGCAGACCACATTCGAAACTCTTACCCCTGCAGAACAGAAGCACCTTGAGTCTGAAGCATGGGAAGACTTCCTCGACATGTGTGTTGGCCAGGCTAACCTCTGGGCTGCAATGAACATTCAGCCTGAAGAAACCGGTTCTGAAATCATGCCAACCGAGCCTTACCTCCTTGGTTCTCACTCTGGTTGTTGTGGTATCTGGGCTTCCGGTCCAGACGAAGAATGGGTTCCAGAAGACTACAAAGTACGTGCTGCAAACGGTAAAGTATACAACCGTATGACTTCCGTTATGGGCCTCTGGACTTGTGCTGACGGTGTTGGTGCATCTGGTCACAAGTTCTCCTCCGGTTCTCACGCAGAAGGTCGTATTTGTGGTAAGCAGATGGTTCGCTGGTGCATCGACCACAAAGACTACAAACCTGCAGTTGCTGAAGACTCCAAAGATCTTGCGGACCTCATTTACCGTCCGTTCAAGAACTACGAAGCAGGCAAAGCAGTTTCCACTGACCCAGTAGTTAACCCAGAATACATCTCTCCTAAGAACTTCATGATGCGTCTGGTTAAAGCTACTGACGAATACGGTGGTGGTGTAGGTACCTACTACACAACTTCTGAAGCAGCATTGAACACTGGTTTCCACCTCCTCGATATGCTCGAAGAAGACTCCCTCAAACTGGCTGCTCGTGACCTCCACGAACTTCTCCGTTGTTGGGAAAACTACCATCGTCTCTGGACTGTACGTCTCCACATGCAGCACATCGCATTCCGTACTGAAACCCGCTACCCTGGTTTCTACTACCGTGCTGACTTCATGGGTCTTGATGACTCCAAGTGGAAGTGCTTCGTTAACTCCAAGTACGATCCGAAGACTGGTGAAACCACCATCTTCAAGAAGCCTTACTACCAGATCATTCCAACTGCATAA
- a CDS encoding CoB--CoM heterodisulfide reductase iron-sulfur subunit A family protein: MSNSILVVGGGFSGLTAALEAAELGYEVYIVEKSPFLGGRVAQLNKYFPKLCPPSCGLEIQFQRIKKNPNVKFLTMATVDSVEGEAGDFTVKVSIAPRCTAPSSADLGELASSLESEVADEFNLGLATRKPLYMDTPFAFPNRYVLEPKKLSSADAIKVGASDACDLNEAPKEIELSVGSIILATGWKPYDVTNLTNLGAGQITNCISNMQMERLASPNGPTDGAITRPSDGKSPEKIAFVQCAGSRDQNHLGFCSYICCMASLKQALYVREQYPDADVTIYYIDMRTPGRYDKFMRKAVADEKLHLVKGKVAGVEEDAATGDVIVEVEDAVKGHKAKIRHDMVVLATGMQPSLAGEANPFGVTLDDEGFVVGGEAKGIFSAGCAQKPLDVMRTAQSGTSAALKAIQTVRGR; encoded by the coding sequence ATGTCGAACTCCATACTCGTCGTCGGAGGCGGATTCAGCGGCCTTACTGCCGCTCTTGAAGCTGCTGAACTCGGCTACGAAGTGTACATCGTTGAGAAATCTCCATTTCTCGGCGGCAGAGTGGCACAGCTGAATAAATATTTTCCAAAGCTCTGCCCTCCATCCTGTGGATTGGAGATTCAGTTCCAGCGTATTAAAAAGAATCCAAATGTTAAGTTCCTAACAATGGCAACTGTGGATTCTGTGGAAGGCGAAGCTGGAGACTTTACTGTCAAAGTTTCTATCGCTCCACGCTGCACTGCTCCAAGCAGCGCTGACCTTGGTGAACTTGCTTCTTCTCTTGAAAGCGAAGTTGCTGACGAGTTCAACCTTGGGCTTGCAACCCGTAAACCACTTTACATGGACACGCCTTTTGCGTTCCCGAACCGTTATGTTTTGGAACCAAAAAAATTAAGCAGTGCTGACGCAATTAAAGTTGGTGCTTCTGATGCGTGTGACTTGAATGAAGCTCCAAAAGAGATCGAACTCTCTGTTGGCAGCATCATTCTCGCTACCGGTTGGAAACCTTACGACGTTACCAACTTGACCAACCTTGGCGCAGGCCAGATCACCAACTGTATTTCCAACATGCAGATGGAACGCCTTGCTTCTCCTAACGGTCCAACTGATGGTGCTATTACCCGTCCATCCGACGGAAAATCACCTGAAAAGATCGCTTTCGTGCAGTGTGCAGGTTCTCGTGACCAGAACCACCTTGGCTTCTGTTCTTACATCTGCTGCATGGCTTCTCTCAAACAGGCCCTGTACGTTCGAGAGCAGTACCCGGATGCTGACGTAACAATTTACTACATCGATATGCGTACTCCTGGTCGTTATGACAAGTTTATGCGCAAAGCTGTTGCCGACGAGAAACTGCATCTCGTTAAAGGTAAAGTTGCTGGTGTGGAAGAAGACGCAGCAACAGGTGATGTGATTGTTGAAGTTGAAGATGCTGTAAAAGGCCACAAAGCTAAAATTCGTCACGACATGGTAGTACTTGCTACTGGTATGCAGCCAAGTCTTGCAGGCGAAGCTAACCCATTCGGGGTTACTCTTGATGATGAAGGCTTTGTTGTTGGTGGCGAAGCAAAAGGCATCTTCTCTGCTGGTTGTGCTCAAAAGCCTCTGGACGTTATGCGTACTGCTCAGTCTGGTACTAGCGCTGCGCTTAAAGCAATCCAGACGGTTCGCGGGAGGTAG
- a CDS encoding hydrogenase iron-sulfur subunit codes for MAERIGVYFDQSALGIIDAEELSTGVSNKFGGTCPVVKVFPVLAVSSAREEIKKDIVEHELDGIVICGSSPRVDWDIYEFENVIVERVNLREQCAMAYKNPDGTIPAAGGTAPELLMAMAKDYVTMGIIKLQKTAVPEPPEFETVKTILVLGGGWAGLTAAKQAADYGYDVILVEKEAQLGGKALNMLKTVPLEYPYEEAHDTGLEAKIEEVTSNANIKVVLNATVEKLAGTPGQYTAEVAGQEYSVGAVVLAAGWKPMDEELLAPFGYGSMTNVVTSAEYEKLAKEGKIDAKRVAFIVNTEAVTGGDIYAAPEEVEAEEAASEEKEEGYVHEDLESVRHLAYSSYVNSMIALKQANYLCDAHEDARAYVLYDSMVVPGIHERYYKAAQDRLGIMMSKAEIKGITEEDGSLVVSAGNTLMGEDVEIPVDMVVLPTGIVPTTAKDPVMNFDYRQGPAFPDLDLFDGFADSNYICFPYETRRTGVYAAGCVRQPMMMDAAEEDAIGATMKAIQCIESANRGVAVHPRSGDLSYPVFNFVRCTQCKRCTEECPFGALDDDEKGTPLPNFSRCRRCGTCMGACPERVISFDNYNIDQIGSMIREIDVPDDMEVGGPRVLILACENDAYPALDMAAIRGKSWSPYVRIIPVRCLGSVNAIWVADAMSKGIDGVMLLGCKYGDDYQCHFVKGSEICNRRKDNIAETLERLGVEPDRVEQFEVAIDEYDKVPGMIDSFMDMVFEKGPNPFKGY; via the coding sequence ATGGCCGAAAGAATTGGCGTATATTTTGACCAGTCTGCACTCGGCATCATTGATGCAGAAGAGCTGAGCACTGGCGTATCTAACAAGTTTGGCGGTACCTGCCCTGTCGTAAAAGTTTTTCCTGTACTTGCTGTATCAAGTGCACGTGAAGAAATCAAAAAAGACATTGTTGAGCATGAGCTTGACGGGATCGTAATCTGTGGTTCTTCTCCTCGTGTAGATTGGGATATCTACGAGTTTGAGAACGTTATTGTTGAGCGCGTAAACCTTCGCGAACAGTGTGCAATGGCGTACAAAAACCCGGACGGAACTATCCCTGCTGCTGGCGGTACTGCTCCTGAACTGCTGATGGCCATGGCAAAAGACTATGTGACCATGGGCATCATTAAGCTTCAGAAAACCGCAGTTCCTGAGCCACCTGAGTTTGAAACTGTAAAAACAATTCTCGTACTCGGTGGTGGTTGGGCTGGTCTTACTGCAGCAAAGCAGGCTGCAGATTACGGTTACGATGTAATTCTCGTGGAAAAAGAAGCACAGCTCGGTGGTAAGGCACTGAATATGCTCAAAACTGTTCCTCTTGAATACCCGTATGAAGAAGCTCATGACACCGGTCTTGAAGCAAAAATTGAAGAAGTAACATCCAACGCGAACATTAAGGTTGTCCTTAACGCAACTGTTGAAAAACTCGCTGGTACTCCTGGTCAGTACACTGCAGAGGTTGCAGGTCAGGAATACAGTGTAGGTGCAGTTGTTCTCGCTGCTGGCTGGAAACCAATGGATGAGGAACTGCTCGCTCCATTCGGTTACGGTAGCATGACGAATGTTGTTACTTCTGCTGAATATGAAAAGCTTGCTAAAGAAGGCAAAATTGACGCTAAGCGTGTTGCATTTATCGTTAACACTGAGGCTGTGACAGGCGGCGACATCTACGCAGCACCTGAAGAAGTTGAAGCTGAAGAAGCTGCTTCTGAAGAGAAAGAAGAAGGTTACGTGCATGAAGATTTGGAATCTGTACGCCACCTTGCATACTCCAGCTACGTAAACTCCATGATTGCCCTTAAGCAAGCAAACTACCTTTGTGATGCACATGAAGATGCACGCGCATACGTGTTGTATGACTCCATGGTAGTTCCTGGTATTCACGAGCGTTACTACAAAGCAGCGCAGGATCGTCTTGGCATTATGATGTCCAAGGCAGAGATCAAAGGCATTACAGAAGAAGACGGCTCTCTCGTCGTTTCTGCTGGCAACACCCTCATGGGTGAAGATGTTGAAATTCCAGTAGATATGGTTGTTCTTCCAACCGGTATTGTTCCTACTACTGCGAAAGATCCAGTAATGAACTTTGATTACCGTCAGGGTCCTGCGTTCCCTGATCTTGATCTCTTCGACGGTTTTGCAGATTCCAACTACATCTGTTTCCCATATGAAACCCGTCGTACCGGCGTTTACGCTGCAGGTTGTGTTCGTCAGCCAATGATGATGGACGCAGCAGAAGAAGACGCAATTGGCGCAACCATGAAAGCTATTCAGTGCATTGAATCAGCTAACCGTGGTGTCGCTGTTCATCCTCGTTCTGGTGACCTTAGCTACCCTGTATTCAACTTTGTACGTTGTACTCAGTGTAAGCGTTGTACTGAAGAGTGTCCTTTCGGCGCTCTGGACGATGATGAAAAAGGTACTCCGCTTCCAAACTTCAGCCGCTGTCGCCGCTGTGGTACTTGTATGGGCGCTTGTCCGGAACGTGTTATCTCCTTCGATAACTACAACATTGACCAGATCGGTTCTATGATCCGTGAAATCGATGTACCGGATGACATGGAAGTTGGCGGCCCGCGCGTTCTGATTCTCGCATGTGAAAACGACGCATACCCTGCACTTGATATGGCTGCTATCCGCGGTAAATCATGGAGCCCATACGTACGTATTATTCCAGTACGTTGTCTCGGCTCTGTGAACGCTATCTGGGTTGCTGATGCAATGTCCAAGGGTATTGACGGCGTTATGCTGCTCGGTTGTAAGTACGGTGATGATTACCAGTGTCACTTTGTGAAAGGCTCTGAGATCTGTAACCGTCGTAAAGACAACATTGCAGAAACTTTGGAACGCCTCGGTGTAGAACCTGACCGCGTAGAACAGTTCGAAGTTGCAATTGACGAGTACGATAAAGTACCTGGTATGATTGATAGCTTTATGGACATGGTCTTCGAGAAAGGTCCTAACCCATTTAAGGGCTACTAG